The DNA region CTCAGAGTATGACGCAAGTCTCTTTAAACTCCAATAGACTCCCTGAAGTCTTGACACTCTTTGCACAATGGtaattgcactggactattgctcCAAGGGGCattttaactgctctaaatgataGAAGACCCTGtgtcctttgcacaactgtgagtttaaaaaaaaaaaaaagtctgttaaTTGACTATATGTCTGCTGTTGTACTCAACGCGTATGTCCTACTATGGCGGTAACAAATACTAAgggcaaattccttgtgttgtttgcatatttggccaataaagcagattctgattttgatgTCTGAATTTTCacatgcatattttattttattttctctgaTGTTGATTCTCtgattaaagaaaaataataaatcagttacaaagtaatgttttttttcttcacatagtGCTTCTACTTTGACTTGAGTCATTTCATTCTAAATTAACAATATTCTTACTTGAGTTCACCAGTTGGCTACTCTATCCACCTCTGGTTATACCACAATTCCAAAGCAAATCCTGATTTCATTTTCAGTGAgtttttacaaattttacatttgtcagttttgatttattttaatgtcggttgttgtattttctttctttaatgaAACGATACCAACAATATTGTATGTGTAAAAGACAATTTTTATTTCTCAGAGGGAGTGACGAACATCTCTAACCAATTGACCATTGGGACTGAGATTACCACAGAGCATCCGGAGCTGCGGAGCGTGGCCCAGGCACAGGGCTGGTGGGATGGTGTAGGAGAGTTCAACTTCTCAAAAGTGTTCAGCCCTGTGAAACAACCCGTCAGGATGGAGCTTGCCAAGAAGCGCTATAAGGGGGGTGCAGAGCTACTACAGCAACAAGACGGTGAGCGATGTAGGCTGCttccacaaacaaacaaaaaatcatttaatCAGTTAAATTTTCTATTAATTGTagttttggttttaattttttagaaCAGTACAATTATtgagcatccatttttttttctaaatatctaAAACAATGCGGTATGAAGGTGCTATGGTGGTTAGCACCTCTGCCTTACAGGTCTCATGTTTATGATGTCTACCTTGCCTCCAGCATTCCTGTattaaatttccattttctccCTGCGATTTCCTGTTGAACAGTTGTGTGTAACTACACTGTCATCCAGAATCAGGTGAGAAACGGTCCAACTCACCCATAATTTTAACGAGGACCAGCggtatacagtgtgtgtgtgtgtgtgtgtgtgagtgtgtgttgggTATTTGGACAGTCACCAATTGTGCATCTGTCCCACTTAAGACAGGTACtgtatgtaattttcatcatagccACACTTCAACTGTGAAAGGCaggatgtggaaaaagtaatcgAAGAAAtgacattgtatgatttttagctcacttatttgtatatttttgcaaaaaataaatgtctggaCACCtaaataagtaagtttctttcggcttgtccctttcggggtcgccacagcgtgtcatctcagatgaacgcacatatgtttggcacaatttttacgccggatgcccttcctgacgcaacccttctcagggagtggaggccccagtgggatacgaacccacaacccctggtttatcaaaccagtgctctaaccactgagctacagggcctcgtCTGGACACCTAAATAACCAACAAGAATTCTGGCTCTCAGACCTGTTACTTCATCTCTAAGAGGCTCTTCTGTCCACCACACGTTACCTGTATTAATGGCACCTGTTTGAACTCTATATATGTCAACACCCTCAATTTGTCAGACTCCAACCTCTCCACAATGGCTAAGACAAATAGCTGTCCAAGCACACTAAGGACACAATTGCAGACCTGCAGAAGGCTGTGATGATCTCCTCTATAATAGCCAGTGAGAAGAGATCAACTGTTGGCCCAATTATTAAAAGATTACAGAAATACAAGTTGACTAACAATTTTCCCTTGAGTTGGGGCTTCATGGAAGATCTCACCTTGTGGGGTATCAGTGATCTTGAACTGTTAGGGGTCAGCCCAAAACTACATCTGGTCAATGACCTGGGGGCCTGGTTGATGATATGAGGAGAGCTGTGACCACAGTCACAAAGGATTCAAATCCTGCAGCTCCGGAAAAGTCCTGTGGCTTAAAGGTGCCATATTTTTTCCAAGACAACTTTCTTTAGCATTTGGAATGTAATATTGGGTCTACAGTGCCTCAAtaaacatgtgaaatatgaattcaaatggTCCATGCATTGAGTTCTAGATCTTTTTCTGCCGAGAGGTCTGAAATCAGATCATTTGAATTTCTGGAGCTTATCTATGTCACTCACGATGATGTCCCCCTATCTCTCTGCTCTCGAGGTTACGAAAACAGACCTCTTAGTCTTAATTATTGTTGTCAACATAACCGACGTGTCCTCTCACAGGTCGCACAATGACACAAAGGCAACCAATCAAAGGAAAGGGGGCGGTCTTACCCAAATGtggacaaagcagatacaaaGCTAGGTCAAACAgatgtagtcatcataggggccTTTTTTGGACACTCCTATGACAAAACGAATATATAAGGAGAGACAAAAGAAACTGGCAGGGAAAAAGCAAGATCACAAAGAAGGAAACCTAAAAAAGAAAGCAactcaaaagaaaataatagaaGCTCACAGAGTTATGTCCCTGTTGCACTTGATGATGTACCACAGGAAGCTCCAAGGATGACATAAGTCCAGGAAACACAGATGTGTCCATGGGTGACTTTGTCATCCTCAATTTTCCAAATATTGTGGAACCTCGGAGTTTGAACATAATTCCTTCTTGTAAAGTGTTCAAAGTCTGATTTGTCTAACccctgaaacatttttttctgtgggaAATAAGGTAAATGAGTTTCATCTGTTCCCAACCTCGAAATACTATATAACTATTTTAATTAAAACTTATCTAAAAAAATTTACACACTGTATTTaacaaaatgcatacatttgaagcaggggtgtcaaagtcattttttgtcacggggCATATTGtcgttacagtttccctcagagcgcTGTTacaccataaaaatctttaatcagcTCAttattacacatgaaatttgtgaactagttttgtaatcagaaatcaaggttgatgggtttttcaactattgttcatgtttggtagcacaaaaatgcttgcaatattgtcatcatgatatccatccatccattttctttgccacttttcctcacaagggttgcaggagtactgaagcctatcccagctgtcaacgggcaggaggtggggtacaccctgaactggttgtcagccaatcgcagagcacctAGAGAtgaatagccacactcacaatcacacctaggggcaatttagagtgtccaattaatgttgcatgtttttgggatgtgggaggaaattgaagtgctcggagaaaacccacacaggcacgggtagaacatgcaaaccccacacagggagggctgaggTTGAACCCAGGTGAAGGAGCTTCACTAAATTGCTTCGTCATTCACGAAcaaagatggggcgaggttcaccACTTTGTGAACAATTTCATGACGAAATTGTTggacagtttaaggacaatgttcctccttgtacaattgcaaggaatttacgaatttcatcatctacagttcATGATGTCTTTAAAAAGGTtctgagaatctggagaaattacTACATGTAAGCCGCgaggctgaaaaccaacattgaatacctgtgaccttcgatccctgcatcaaaaactgacatcaataTGTAAAAGATCTCACCAAATGATCttaggaacacttcagaaaaccaatgtcagtaagtACAGTTCAGCGCTCCATCAGTAAATGGAACTTAAAGTTCTACTATGCAAAGCGATTTATCAACAACACACAGAAACGCTTCCGGCTTCTCTGGCCCCGAACTCGCGTAAGATGGATTTTGCAAAGtgaaaaagtgttctgtggtctaaCGAGTCcatgtttcaaattgtttttggaaattgtggacattgTGTCCTCTAGGCCAAAGAGGAAGAGAACCATCTGGACTGTTATAGATGCAAAGTttaaaagccagcatctgtgatagTGTGGGGCTGTGTTTGTGCTAATGGCACGAGTAACTTACATACATATCtgtaatgctgaaaggtacattcAGGTTTTAGAGAAACATGCCCCCATCCAGGCAACATTTTTTCATAGATGCCTtggcttatttcagcaagacaatgccaaaccacattctccacctgttacaacagcgtggctttgTAGTGACAGAGTGCTAGACTcccggcttctctgggcccgaaCTCATGTCAGATGGACTGttgcaaagtgaaaaaaatcttCTGTTGTGCagcaagtccacatttcaaattgtttttggaaattgtggacgatTCTGCTGTTAACAAAACTGTCTTACTGTGTGTTTTAGGCTCTGTGACAGCAGAAGTGATAATGTCTATTCTGAGGGACAAGTCCAGCGGCATCTGCATGGATTCTGGTGGTTTTTGCACCACAGGCAGTATGGTGTCTATTCTGCCCAGAGATACGAACCTGCCCTGCATCCACTTCTTCACTGCAACTCCAGACCCCTCCCGGTTTGTCAATGACAAAACCAGAGAATTACCTTATTGCATATTCTAAACATTCTATAACAGGATACAATGGAACTGGATGCCAAAACAGACTCAGGctgagaagttaaaaaaaaaaaagttacgaaAATCTCTTAGAATGTAAATGATGTTTTGGGGAATTAAGATGAAAGCCTTCCAAATATTGCTTTGAAAAGAGTTTACTTTGCTAGCAAAACAAGAATGCTGAATGAGGGAAAGAAAgtgaaacactttttaaaactaGAAACATGTGAAGTTATGACAAACAGCAGCTCTCAGAATTGTTTGTTATACAAAACCCCAGCTCCAATAATGTATTGTACCGTACTATGTGTAGTATATTGCTGAAATTTTCAAGTTGAAACTGCTTCTTTAGTTCAAGCCACCGAGCATGaagaaaatgtccattttctaCCTCATTTCAAGAGTTATCTTATTTAAGGTTTTCTTGCTGCTGGGTTATGGAGGTGGACAAAAATCCAAGCAACAGAATCATTTGTTCCCATCAATGATACTAAAGGAACAGAAAATAGTGTGTATTTTAGACACAGTCAGCCTTAGTCTTGAATATGCTGTTGCATTAgtgagtgttttttgttttttcttactCCTTCTAGTCATTTCTCTCTCCGCCATTCTTCTTTGGTCTTAAAGGTCCATATTCAAGCCTTATATATTCTCTGAGAACTACACCCCTGTGCCCATGGTAATCTCCCCTCACTTTGGCCCCGATGATCCTGCAAAGAAGCAGCCGCGCTTTCAGGACCAGGTGGACCGCAGACATGACCTTTACAAGGCTCACCAGGAGTCACTGAACACAATGAAGACTGACCCGGTAGGTCAATGGCTTACAgaggatttgaaaaaaagtacTGCACAAAGTTACACTGAATCAGCCTTCCAGTAAGGatggaaaacaaatcaaataggTTTACTTTATGCATAAAAGGCATGGTTCAACTGTACACgaaacagaaaaataatgtacaatttcATAGAAGGTTCAGCTCCAGTATTTGACATAGGGTACTTGCAACATGcagtgtttttttatatatactgtattatagatcagaaaatacattttcttcaccagGCTTTCTTCACCAGGATGCATATTCCTGATAAcaaacaaaccaagatacacTGTTGGCAGGGTAATCATAAttgaatttcacaatttttccagATTGTTGTATATCTCTTTTCTTTCTCCCTGCAGGACAAGGTCTTAGCTAACTATAAGATTCTGAGGGACCTCGAGTCACAATGTCTGAGTGAGATTTCAGCCATGTTGAGTGGAGAGAAACCTGGCGATGAACTGGGAAACTTATTTTTTGATTGTGTGGACACAGAGATCAAGTTCTATCAGTGACATTTGGGAGAACTGGTTGGTTTGAAAATTGCTGTGGTTCAACAACTTACCTTATAGTACTTAAAAATAGAATCTTATCTTAATCAATTAACTGTGGACATTTAGTTATTTATGAATGACAACAGTAAAGAACATAAAGaacactgaatgaatgaatggttatTTCAAGTTGGAACAGTTTAGTCAAGTTGAAAGGTCAGAGTTTGTGGTTTCAGTGGCTTATTTGCCCCATGTACATGAAACTCCTGTATGATGATCAACTGTTTTTTCATACAGTAGTCTCAACAGATTGTTCCTTGTAAACAGAGAATGGCAATAAATGCCACAGAAGGACTCTTGGAACAGTTATCCTCCAATATGCCTTTACCTCACTGCACACATCGCTGATACCATTATATGAATAATTAGGACAAAGGGGTTTGTTTCATGACTGGTGTAAATCCAGCACTGTGGGCAGTTCAAGACTCTGTAGAGGCAGCATAGCTTTTGCTGTTAAACTTCTTCGAGGTGGTCCCATCCTCCCCGTTTTGTTAATTTCACGGTAATAGTAAAAAGGCATGTTTAAAAGAGTGAAGGTCTGTGCTGCTGTGGGTGCGATCACAGCAGATTTCGCTCATGTCCAATTAAAGTGGCTactttcattccctttaaatgcggCAGACTCACATACTCACTGATAGAGATCTCTGTGTGGAGGAGAACAATGAATGCCTAATCGCAGTAATTCATGCATGATTGAAGCATTGTCACGGCTTTTGGTCGGTGTGGCAATAGACAATGTGAGTGGGTAcccttattaaaaacaaaataagttgGTGCTAACTGCTGTAGATTTAAATATGTTTGTGGAGCTCATGTACTATTACCACCCCCAATGATTCGTGTGCCCGCCCCCCCATAGCCGTCCtagcctgccacatgatttcaaatatatgatgatgataatagtACTACCACTACTAATACGGCTGCTACTAAAACAGTGgtgcctctacttacgaacatctctaAGAATGAAAAATTTCAGGTTACATAATGCCTGCTAGGAAAAATAATGTCTAGTTAGAAAGGAAAATTCAgtatttgaaaggaaaaaatagctgGTAGATTCACAgaccccaaattccaccgaatgtaATGAtcttgtatcttggtttgtgtggtctgatagagctgctctcccattggctatcgccatagcatcttcctgccATCCCATTGGCTAAGAGGAGCATTTATCTTTACCCGTGATACACATCATACACCTTATTTGTGAGGGGCAAATTGGCAAATGTGCACTAATCCTGCGCTTGCTTGTGCACAAATCTTGCACAAAAATCTCTACGCCAGCAATCGTGTTCTCCCACAGATCCACTGTCCACGAAAATATGACCCTAAATGTCTACAAGACATCTGATCATCAGTTTAACCCAAGAACAATGACTTCTGTAGTCGTAATAATGCTGTAGATGGCACATGCAGTAGTGTAGCAGTGGTTTTGCACTTCAGTATTGTATGGAGTAGCTTCAAAGTGTGGATTTGTTGGAAAAGAACGTGTTGTCATGTAATGGTTACATGGAGAATATGAAATAAAGACTTTGGAATGTGACCTGTTTGTGTTCTATGTTGTAATAGCAACATAGTCAGCCAAgcaaattaatccatccatccattatccaagccgcttatcctcacaagggtcatgggagagccggagcttatcccaactaGCTTCAGGTAAAAGGCAGAAAACACCATGAACTGATCACCAGTTAGTCGCGGGGCAGATATTGAtcccatcactgagcgggaatcgatccgatgctgcctgcaccaaagtcaagcaagtataccactacaccatcagtgactcaagcCAAACGAATTCAAGGAAATCAGTTAGGCAGCAAGCAGGACAAGGATGGGAGGAAAAACTAttgcaaagtaaaacaaaatgccattttgtattatattattactaTTGTATTATTGCTGAATTAATGGTTCGAGCTAAACATTGGGTGTGTTATGAGAAAGAAGTAAcctggaaacaaaaaataactgtaaaacagagcaaaatgaaacaaattgatGACATGAAATAAGGTAAGATGCCCTTCCTTTGTCCAATAATGGGGAAATTTTTATCgtttttttataatttcaaCGACAACAGTGGAAGGAGGAAATGAAACCTACTGTACCATGTCTATCCAAGCTCATTAACATACCATATATTCACTTGTACATCTCCCATTTGAGAATATTTGTGTTCAGGTGAAGGTGAATGAGTTTCAGAAGagctcgggggtggggggcagaatGGTATTGGCTTTGACCGTAGGTAAAAAACATACTGTGACACATTCATGGGTACATGGGTATAATGCGGGTCCAcagttccatggccaggatgaaaagCACACCACACTTCAACTTCTTGACAGACCCTCATCTCCAGAATCCCTCAGTAGACCTTCCCAGGGATGCTGAAGAGTGTGATTCCCCTATAGTTGCAACTCAGCCTTCGATTCTCCTCTTAAaaaaggggaccaccaccccagtctgccaatccacaggcactgtccctgatttccacacaatgttgcagaggcatgtcaatcAGTacaaccccacaacatccagagcctttatgAACTCATGGCGGATCTCATCCGCCCCTGGAACCCAGCCagcaaggagctttttaaccacttctGTGACCTCATCCCCAGAGATTGAAGAACCCACCTCAGGGTCcacagactctgcttcctcatggtaAGGCAtatcagtggaattgaggaggacTTCCAAGTATTCGGTCCACTGAGTCACAACATACCAAGTCAAGGTCAGCACCGCGTTGTCCCCACTATACAAAGTGTTGCCACTGTACTGATtctccctcctgagacaccaggTGGGGGACCtatatttcctcaaagccaCCCTTGAAGGCCTCACCGAAGCCCTCTCAAGCTCAATTATTTTGCCCCCatgaccaccaaagctgtgtTCTGCTTGGTCAACCGGTACCCTGCCTCCGGTGTCCCACAGGCCTTTTTtagcttgatggcatccctcctcccgaaacacacagccaggaaaaccaaggagtggctccataagaagcatatcaaggttctagcgtgGTCGAGCCAGTCTTcaggcctaaacccaatagaaaatctttggagggagctgaaactcagtgacagcccagaaacctgtctgatctagaggggatctgtgtggaggagtgggccaaaatccctcctgcagtgtgtgcaaacctggtgaacaactacaggaaacgtttgacctctgtaattgcaaacaaaggctactgtacaaaatattgactggttttctcaggtgttcaaatacttatttgcagctgtatcacacaaatcgttaaaaaatcatacattgtgattttttggatttttctttttacattatctctctcacagtggacatgcacctacgatgaaaatttcagacgcctccttTTTAAGTGCGAGAATTctcaatatagctgggtgttcaaatacttattttcttcactgtacatgtcctgtactattctatttctccaccacaccagacttccgcatgcagtaccacaatttttcttttggtactctgtcataggctttctctgggtctacaaaaacacaatgtagctccttctgaccttctctgtacttttccacgagcatcctcaaggcaaacaatgcatctgtggtactctttctaggcaggaaaccatactgttgctcgcagatacgtacttctgttctgagtctagcctcgaCTACTCTtatccataacttcattgtgtgcctcatcatctttattcctctgtagtgtccacaactctgaacatcgcctttcttcttgaaaatggggactcccacacttttcctccattcttctggcatcttctgtcccgctagtattctattaaataaggtggtcaaaaactccacagccacctctccaaattgcttccatacctccactggtatgtcatcaggaccaactgtcttccatttttcattctgttcagtgcctttgcAACTCccctcttactaatcattgccacttcctggtcattcatgcttgcctcttcaagcctaccttctctcccattttcttctttcattaacttctcaaactaCTTTTtctatctacttagcacactcctggcaccagtcaacatatttccatcgctatccttaatcacctttacttgctgcacatccttcccatctcgatccctctgtctggccaacctgtagagattctttttcccctctttcgtatccaacctggtgtacatgtcgtcatatgcctcttgtttagcctttgccacctctacttttgccctatgtcgcatctcaatgtattccttccacctctcctctgtcctctccatgtcccacttcttcttcgctaatctctttccttggatgacttcctgtattttggggttccaccaccaagtctccctctcccctttcctaccagaaggcacaccaagtactctcctgcctgtttctttgatcatcctggctgaagtagtccagtcttccgggagcttctcctgtccaccGAGAACCTGTCCCACCTCTTTTTGAAACGCCACTGAATATTCTTCcattctcagcttccaccacatgcttctctgctctacctttatcttcttaatcttcctacccgctaccagagtcatcctacacaccaccatcctatgctgtcgatctacattctcccccaccactaccttacaatcagtaacctccttaagattacatcgtctgcacaaaatataatctacctgtatgcttctacctccgctcttgtaggtcactttatgttcctgtctcttctggaaataagtgttcaacactgccaattccatcctttttgcgaagtccaccaccatctgaccctctaagttcctttgctgaatgttgTTCTTACCCACCACTTCTTCATTGCTCCTGTTTCCTTTcctaacatgtccattgaaatctgcaccaatcacagctctcgctctctctctctctctctctcgctctctctctctcctctctctctctctctctctcccctctctctctctctgtgatgctcaggactacatcgtctagttccttctagaatttctctttcaagtcgaggtcacatcctacctgtggggcatagccgctattCACATTAggcacaataccctcaatttcaaatttcaacctcgtcactcgatctgatagtcttttcacctccaagacattcttagccagctcttcctttaaaataccccttactccatttctcttgtcatctactccatggtaataTATTTTAAACGCTGCTCccaagcttctagccttactccctttacacttgctctcttgaatgcaaattacatcaacctttctccttatcatcatgccaactaactcctgagcttttcctgtcatagtcccaacattcaaagtccctacacacagttgcagggtctgtgcatgcctcttattcttctgctgactaagcCGATTTCCgcctcatttttgtcttttacctacattacctgaatttctacctacgccttgcagattaacagtgccgggggtgggcgtagttagcccgggccacgacctatcagttatagaattcgtttgatgaacgctgacagatgaggttagactggaatccccttggaccataatgatcgcagatgatatcgtgatatgcagtgaaagcagggagcaggtggaggaacaattagaaagatggaggcatgcattggaaaggagaggaatgaagattaactgaagtaaaacagaacatactgtatgtccgtgaatgagaggggaggagggggaagaatgaggccccagggagaagagatagtgagggtggatgacttcaaatactttgggtcaacaatccagagcaatggtgggtgtggtaaagaagtgaagaaactggtccaagcaggttggaatcgCTGATGGAAGTTGTGTGGTatgttatgtgatagaagagtctctgctaggatgaagggcaaagtttagaaaacagtggtgaggccggccatgatgtacggattacagacggtggcactgaagaaacaacaggaagctgaactggaggtggcagaaatgaagatgttgaggttctcgctcggagtgaccaggttggataggattagaaatgagctcattcgagggacggccaaagctggatgttttggagacaacatttgaaagagcagacttcaatggtttggacatgttcagaggcgagagagtgagtatattggtagaagggtcctgaggatggagctggcaggcaaaagagcgagagaagaccaaagagaaggttgatggatgttatgagggaagacatgagggtagttggggttagagaggaagatgaggaagaaaaggctaagatggcaaaagatgacacgctggggtgacccctaacgggacaagccaaaaggaaaagaagaataagaagttcatttaaaaaaagtgttctgatgggaatgtaaattc from Syngnathoides biaculeatus isolate LvHL_M chromosome 9, ASM1980259v1, whole genome shotgun sequence includes:
- the scrn2 gene encoding secernin-2 isoform X2; this encodes MTTSFLGRTLTVPEMRCRRWSTTHQPLTLWGSCWRLGLERGDSALGAVTVITGLLERHGQGGQCREDPEPLSYHNTFLLVDRNEAWVLETAGRLWVAQKISEGVTNISNQLTIGTEITTEHPELRSVAQAQGWWDGVGEFNFSKVFSPVKQPVRMELAKKRYKGGAELLQQQDGSVTAEVIMSILRDKSSGICMDSGGFCTTGSMVSILPRDTNLPCIHFFTATPDPSRSIFKPYIFSENYTPVPMVISPHFGPDDPAKKQPRFQDQVDRRHDLYKAHQESLNTMKTDPDKVLANYKILRDLESQCLSEISAMLSGEKPGDELGNLFFDCVDTEIKFYQ
- the scrn2 gene encoding secernin-2 isoform X1 gives rise to the protein MAEDPMSCDCFVSLPPGSLDDHVIFGKNSDRPRDEVQEVVHYPPTSHPLGIMLECTYIEIPQVEQTHAVILSKPAWMWGAEMGANDQGVCIGNEAVWTREAVTSGEALLGMDLVRLGLERGDSALGAVTVITGLLERHGQGGQCREDPEPLSYHNTFLLVDRNEAWVLETAGRLWVAQKISEGVTNISNQLTIGTEITTEHPELRSVAQAQGWWDGVGEFNFSKVFSPVKQPVRMELAKKRYKGGAELLQQQDGSVTAEVIMSILRDKSSGICMDSGGFCTTGSMVSILPRDTNLPCIHFFTATPDPSRSIFKPYIFSENYTPVPMVISPHFGPDDPAKKQPRFQDQVDRRHDLYKAHQESLNTMKTDPDKVLANYKILRDLESQCLSEISAMLSGEKPGDELGNLFFDCVDTEIKFYQ